Genomic segment of Leifsonia sp. Root1293:
CTCGCCACCTCGGCATCCCGCGGCGCCGTCGTGATGATCGGCGGCCAGGCGGTGCGGGTGATCGTGCAGCTCGCGGGCGTCGTCGTGCTCGCCCGTCTGCTCGGGCCGACCGACTTCGGACTCGTGGCCATGGTGACAGCGGTGATCGGCATCGGCGAGGTGTTCCGCGACTTCGGTCTCTCGTCCGCGGCCGTGCAGGCCAAGACGCTCTCGCCGCAGCAGAAGGACAACCTGTTCTGGATCAACACGGGCATCGGCGCGGTGCTGACCGTCGTCACCTTCGTGCTGGCCGGCCCCATCGCTTCGCTCTACGGCGACGACAGGCTGCGCCTTCTCACCGAGGTGCTCTCGGTCACGTTCCTCATCAACGGCCTCTCGACGCAGTTCCGTGCCGACCTCGGCCGTCACCTCGGCTTCGGCCGACTCGTGGTGGCGGATGCCGTCGGCCAGGCCATCGCGCTCGTCGCCGCGATCGTCGTCGCCGTGATGGGCGGCGGCTACTGGGCGCTCGCGGTCCAGCAGGTCGGCCAGGCGGCCCTCGTGCTCATCGTGCTGGTGATCGTGACCGACTGGTATCCCCGTGGGATCCATCGCCATGCCGGCATGAAGCCGTTGCTGTCCTACGGCGTCACCGTCTTCCTGGCGCAGATGCTCAACTACGTCAGCCGCAACGTCGACTCGGTGATCATCGGCGCTCGGTTCGGGCCGGCATCCCTCGGCCTCTACAACCGCTCGTTCCAGCTGGTGATGCTGCCGCTGCTCCAGCTGCAGGCACCGGCCACACGCGTCGCGCTGCCCGTGCTGTCACGGCTGCAGGACCAGCGCGAGAGGTTCAACGCCTTCATCAGCTTCGGCCAGACCACGCTGCTCACCATCGTCGGGCTCATGTTCGCGTTCCTCGGAGCCCAGGCCACGGCCGTGGTCTCGATCATGCTGGGCGAGCAGTGGCTGGAGGCGGTTCCGGTCTTCCAGATCCTGCTCATCGCCGGCTGGTTCCAGGCCGCCGCCTACGTCAGCTACTGGGTGTTCCTCTCCAAGGGACTCACCAAGGCGAACCTCTGGTCGGCCCTCGTCACGCGTCCCCTCACCA
This window contains:
- a CDS encoding lipopolysaccharide biosynthesis protein encodes the protein MTRTKRRPEDRVEQSLATSASRGAVVMIGGQAVRVIVQLAGVVVLARLLGPTDFGLVAMVTAVIGIGEVFRDFGLSSAAVQAKTLSPQQKDNLFWINTGIGAVLTVVTFVLAGPIASLYGDDRLRLLTEVLSVTFLINGLSTQFRADLGRHLGFGRLVVADAVGQAIALVAAIVVAVMGGGYWALAVQQVGQAALVLIVLVIVTDWYPRGIHRHAGMKPLLSYGVTVFLAQMLNYVSRNVDSVIIGARFGPASLGLYNRSFQLVMLPLLQLQAPATRVALPVLSRLQDQRERFNAFISFGQTTLLTIVGLMFAFLGAQATAVVSIMLGEQWLEAVPVFQILLIAGWFQAAAYVSYWVFLSKGLTKANLWSALVTRPLTIGLILLGSLWGVYGVAAGFALGLGITWPIALIWISKVSDVDAKRLFFNGLRMIIVFGIATGASYASTLAVPADQPILHLAIGWVALLGMLALEAAIWPRFRADVLQVIGARRYLSRAKTAPEAPTAPEAPEDPAAPVAASAPTATETPESTTRTEKE